GGGTGCAGTGGGTGTGGGTGGCCGGGTCCGGCCCGAAGGTGAGGTTGTGCCGCTCGGCGGCGTCTCGCAGGTCGTCCAGGACGATCCCCGGCTCCACGTGCGCGCGCTGGGCGACGGGATCCAGGGCGAGCAAGCGGTGCATGTACTTCGAGAAGTCGATCACGACCGCCACGTTGCAGCCCTGGCCCGCGAGGCTGGTGCCGCCGCCGCGCCCGACCACGGGGACGCCGAAGCGCCGACAGAGCGCGAGGGTTTCCACCACGTCCTCGGCGTCGCGGGGAATGACGAGCCCGATGGGCACCTGGCGATAGTTCGACGCGTCGGTGGCGTACAGCGCGCGGCTCCCGTCGTCGAAGCGCACCTCACCCTTGAGACGCTGGGTGAGGGCGTCCGCGAGGGCCTTGGCCTCCGGGCCGCTTTCGCGGAAGAAGGTGATCCGGGGCTGGGTTTCGCGGCGCACGGGACCCTTGCGCATGGCGACCTCCTCAGACGATGGCGTAGCGATCCGCGTCGGCGCGCTTGAACTGGAGGCCGAAGCCCGGGCGCTCGCGGTCGGGTTCGAGCGTGCCGTTCACGGGACTGAGCGCCCCGTCGAAGAGCATGTGCTCGATGCGGGCGTGATCGTAGAAGTACTCCAGGTGCCGGACGCCCGGCACCGCACAGCACACGTGCGCATGCTGGCTCGGGGCGGTGTGGGCCGACAGGGGGATCATGTGGGCCTCGGCGAGGGCGGCTGCCTTCAGAAAGCCCGTGATCCCCATGCAGCGGGTGGCATCCGCCTGCAGGACGTCCACGGCCCCGGCTTCGAGCATGCGGCGGAAGTAAGGCGGATCGAAGCCGTACTCCCCGGCGGCGATGGCCATCCCCGCGGGGGCGCGATCGCGCAGCAGGCGCAGCCCTTCGAGATCGTCCGACGAGACGGGCTCCTCGAACCACGTCACCCGGTACTCGGCGAAGGCCTCGGCGAATGCGAGCGCCTCCTTTCGCGCGTAGGCGCCGTTGGCGTCGACGAAGAGCTGGGCTTCCTCGCCGATCGCGCGACGAGCGCTTCGCACCCGCGAAAGGTCGCGCGCTGGGTCGGTTCCAACCTTCATCTTGACCATGGGGATCCCCTCGGCGACCCAGTCCGCGAGCTGCCGTTCGAGCCTTTCCGGGGGGTACGAGGTGAAGCCACCGCTGCCGTAGACCGGGATCCGCTCGCGGGCCGCCCCAAGAAGGCTAACGACCGAGAGCCCTAGCAACTTGGCCTTGAGGTCCCACAGGGCCATGTCTACGGCCGCAATCGCCATGCTGGCCTCGCCCGGCCGCCCCAGGTTGCGGACGCTGCGCACCATCGCCTCCCATTCGGCGGGGAGGTCCAGGGCGTCCCGGCCAAGCAGCAA
This genomic window from bacterium contains:
- a CDS encoding mandelate racemase, which gives rise to MRAPIERVEVAAYRIPTDGPESDGTIAWDATTMVLVTLQAGGMEGIGHTYAHEAAGVIVKQTLAPLLLGRDALDLPAEWEAMVRSVRNLGRPGEASMAIAAVDMALWDLKAKLLGLSVVSLLGAARERIPVYGSGGFTSYPPERLERQLADWVAEGIPMVKMKVGTDPARDLSRVRSARRAIGEEAQLFVDANGAYARKEALAFAEAFAEYRVTWFEEPVSSDDLEGLRLLRDRAPAGMAIAAGEYGFDPPYFRRMLEAGAVDVLQADATRCMGITGFLKAAALAEAHMIPLSAHTAPSQHAHVCCAVPGVRHLEYFYDHARIEHMLFDGALSPVNGTLEPDRERPGFGLQFKRADADRYAIV